A single window of Granulicella mallensis MP5ACTX8 DNA harbors:
- a CDS encoding amidohydrolase/deacetylase family metallohydrolase, translating into MALPAQEVPKIKPIPPNPLPYDLLLRHGHLLDDRNHIDGLRDIAIKDGKVAAVAAHLDPSKALKTIDVKGLYVTPGLIDLHTHVFTGTGERGSYAGDLSVYPDGFTFRNGVTTIVDAGSSGWKNFDDFKAKIIDRSKTRVLAELNIVGSGMRGPLFENNIDDMDGQLTGEKAKQFPGVIVGIKSAHFTGPEWKPYDQAVIAGNIANLPVMIDYGVRRIERPLIELVSTHLRPGDIYTHCFSGLRGEQNPVTGLASESLLVMRKRGIYCDVGHGGGSFSWTVAAPIVRSGYLPDSISTDLHVDSMNSSMKDILNVADKFLALGETIPQVIAQMTSHPAHEIEQEQLGNLSVGSVADVAVLSVERGNFGFVDMYDTKMMGTRRLVCELTVRNGKIVYDLNGISSDMWNATKHSSDERLAGHWTSFNERPFGASRGQRFPQSTPVGQPIPAPAK; encoded by the coding sequence ATGGCTCTTCCTGCGCAGGAAGTCCCTAAGATCAAACCAATCCCTCCCAACCCTCTTCCTTACGATCTTCTATTGAGGCATGGGCACCTTCTTGACGATCGAAACCATATCGACGGCCTGCGCGATATCGCCATAAAGGACGGTAAGGTTGCTGCGGTTGCCGCTCATCTTGATCCGTCCAAGGCGCTCAAAACCATCGACGTAAAAGGCTTATACGTTACGCCAGGACTGATTGACCTCCACACTCATGTGTTTACCGGAACGGGAGAGCGCGGCTCCTATGCGGGAGACCTTTCCGTCTATCCGGATGGCTTTACGTTTCGCAATGGCGTCACAACGATCGTCGATGCCGGAAGCTCCGGTTGGAAGAACTTTGACGACTTCAAAGCCAAGATTATCGATCGCTCGAAGACTCGTGTCCTCGCGGAGCTCAACATCGTCGGTTCAGGCATGCGTGGGCCGCTCTTCGAAAACAACATTGACGACATGGACGGGCAACTAACGGGCGAGAAGGCAAAGCAGTTTCCCGGCGTCATCGTGGGCATCAAAAGCGCACATTTCACGGGGCCCGAGTGGAAGCCTTACGATCAGGCCGTCATCGCCGGCAACATAGCGAACCTCCCCGTCATGATCGACTACGGCGTCCGCCGGATTGAACGGCCTCTTATTGAACTAGTCTCAACGCATCTGCGGCCTGGCGACATCTATACGCATTGTTTCTCCGGCCTTCGCGGAGAGCAGAATCCTGTTACCGGTCTGGCTTCAGAGTCTCTACTCGTCATGCGCAAGCGCGGAATCTATTGCGACGTAGGTCATGGAGGTGGGTCATTTTCCTGGACTGTGGCCGCGCCTATCGTTCGCTCCGGCTATCTGCCTGACTCTATTTCGACCGATCTGCATGTTGACTCTATGAATAGCAGCATGAAAGACATCTTGAATGTAGCCGACAAGTTCCTGGCGCTCGGCGAAACGATCCCACAAGTGATAGCTCAGATGACTTCGCATCCGGCCCATGAGATCGAACAGGAGCAGCTCGGAAATCTCTCGGTCGGCTCCGTGGCCGACGTTGCAGTCCTGTCTGTCGAAAGAGGGAACTTTGGCTTTGTCGATATGTATGACACCAAAATGATGGGTACTCGGCGGCTCGTATGCGAACTAACGGTGCGAAACGGCAAAATCGTCTATGACCTGAACGGCATTTCCTCAGACATGTGGAATGCAACGAAACATTCATCAGACGAGCGTCTGGCGGGGCATTGGACAAGCTTCAACGAGAGGCCCTTTGGAGCATCGCGAGGTCAGCGTTTCCCGCAATCGACGCCTGTTGGTCAACCTATTCCGGCCCCAGCGAAGTAA
- a CDS encoding DUF3299 domain-containing protein: MKKARFVIAMALSASMLASQPVPVTVGWSTLKTLNSAQQSSPARALDNQLVSIPGFMVPLEDDADQVTEFLLVPFAGACIHVPPPPPNQMVYVKLQHNQKAKMSFAEPIMVTGHLHVATVDSPYGDVSFSMDGDAVRPYEQ, translated from the coding sequence ATGAAGAAAGCTCGTTTCGTGATTGCCATGGCGCTTTCTGCTTCCATGCTCGCTTCTCAACCTGTGCCGGTTACTGTTGGATGGTCGACCCTGAAGACCTTGAACTCGGCGCAGCAGAGCTCTCCAGCACGAGCACTCGACAATCAGCTGGTTTCCATCCCAGGCTTCATGGTGCCATTAGAAGACGACGCCGACCAGGTGACCGAGTTCCTCCTTGTACCGTTCGCAGGCGCATGTATCCACGTTCCTCCTCCGCCCCCGAATCAAATGGTCTACGTAAAACTGCAGCACAATCAAAAAGCGAAGATGTCATTCGCGGAACCGATCATGGTCACGGGACATCTGCATGTCGCTACGGTGGACAGCCCCTACGGAGATGTCTCCTTCAGCATGGACGGCGACGCTGTGCGTCCTTACGAGCAGTAA